One genomic region from uncultured Subdoligranulum sp. encodes:
- a CDS encoding carbohydrate ABC transporter permease translates to MAFEAPLRTDGKEPNFLQKFGHALVHGDIFTKLSFLIWGLGYIGHGQLIKAVLVTLVQGLGLYYLGVAGIPNLMKFGTLGTVQMEMVFNPATMKNEVNNYDNSFAILLLSVIALVVIVALLASAMAVVTSNYQLQRIRQAGKKTNSFGQDIRVYLNEKFYVTLLTLPVLGVVIFTIIPLFILIAVAFTNYDQQHMPPNSLFTWVGMTNFLTLFGGGQALSLTFGYAFGKILVWTLVWAFFATFTNFFGGVFLAMFINDRKTKLPKLWRTLFIITIAVPQFVTLLLVRNFFSDNGIFNTMMANLGVTELLRNAGLIGANMEYIPFLTNAGWAQVMIILINIWVGVPYQMLIATGVLMNIPGDMLEAARIDGANPVQMFFSIKLPYLLSVQGPALVTDFVKNINNFNVIYLLTQDVYVTTDQAMAASSAKEVDLLVTWLFRLTQEQYNYKMAAVIGIMVFIICAVFTVVCFRFINKKEATFS, encoded by the coding sequence TGTCCTTCCTCATCTGGGGGCTTGGCTACATCGGCCACGGTCAGCTGATCAAGGCGGTGCTGGTCACGCTGGTGCAGGGGCTCGGCCTTTACTACCTGGGCGTGGCAGGCATTCCCAACCTGATGAAATTCGGTACGCTGGGCACCGTCCAGATGGAAATGGTCTTCAACCCGGCGACCATGAAAAACGAAGTCAACAATTATGATAACTCCTTTGCCATTCTGCTGCTCAGCGTTATTGCCCTGGTGGTTATCGTGGCGCTGCTGGCATCGGCTATGGCGGTGGTAACTTCCAACTATCAACTGCAAAGAATCCGTCAGGCCGGCAAAAAGACCAACAGCTTCGGCCAGGATATCCGCGTCTACCTGAACGAGAAGTTCTACGTCACCTTGTTGACGCTGCCGGTACTGGGCGTGGTGATCTTCACCATCATACCGCTTTTCATCCTCATTGCGGTGGCCTTCACCAACTATGACCAGCAGCATATGCCGCCCAACTCGCTGTTTACCTGGGTGGGTATGACCAACTTCCTCACCCTGTTCGGCGGCGGGCAGGCGCTCTCCCTTACCTTTGGGTATGCCTTCGGCAAGATCCTGGTCTGGACGCTGGTATGGGCGTTCTTTGCCACCTTCACCAACTTCTTCGGCGGTGTTTTTCTGGCCATGTTCATCAATGACCGAAAAACCAAGCTGCCCAAGCTGTGGCGTACGCTTTTTATCATCACCATTGCGGTGCCCCAGTTCGTCACCCTGCTGCTGGTGCGCAACTTCTTCAGCGACAACGGCATCTTCAACACCATGATGGCCAACCTCGGTGTCACCGAACTGCTGCGCAATGCCGGCCTGATCGGCGCCAACATGGAGTACATTCCTTTCCTGACCAATGCGGGCTGGGCACAGGTGATGATTATTCTTATCAACATCTGGGTAGGCGTGCCCTACCAGATGCTCATTGCCACCGGTGTGCTGATGAACATTCCCGGCGATATGCTGGAAGCCGCCCGCATTGACGGTGCCAACCCCGTGCAGATGTTCTTCTCCATCAAGCTGCCGTACCTGCTCAGCGTACAGGGCCCGGCGCTGGTCACCGACTTTGTAAAGAACATCAACAATTTCAACGTCATCTATCTGCTCACCCAGGATGTCTATGTAACCACCGACCAGGCCATGGCTGCCTCCAGCGCCAAGGAAGTGGACCTGCTGGTGACCTGGCTGTTCCGCCTGACACAGGAGCAGTACAACTACAAGATGGCCGCCGTCATCGGCATTATGGTCTTTATCATCTGCGCCGTATTTACGGTGGTATGTTTCCGCTTTATCAATAAGAAGGAGGCGACGTTCTCTTGA
- a CDS encoding sugar ABC transporter permease: MTQVMTASTQKQLRQGKIRRGVGSVLRHLVLAILAAVWLVPIVWLLVTSFSSYRGINITTFFPESYTLDNYIDVLFHPDSVAQFPQWFANTFVVACFNCVISTCFVLMVAYAFSCCRFKSRRLLQNLSVTVNLFPGVLAMIAVYFVLRYLNLTNSYAGLIMVYAGSSGLGYLICKGFFDTVPASLREAAKLDGASEARIFLQVVIPMSRPILVYTIINSFMMPWTDFVMAKMILNSGVSSDWTVAIGLYNMLSRTLVNNYFALFCAGGVLVSIPISVLFVIMQKFYVEGITSGADKG; this comes from the coding sequence TTGACGCAGGTTATGACAGCTTCTACCCAAAAGCAACTGCGCCAGGGCAAAATCCGGCGCGGTGTGGGCAGCGTCCTTCGCCATCTGGTGCTGGCTATTCTGGCGGCGGTCTGGCTGGTGCCCATCGTCTGGCTGCTGGTCACTTCCTTCTCCAGCTATCGCGGTATCAACATCACCACTTTTTTTCCGGAAAGTTATACCCTGGACAATTACATCGACGTGTTGTTCCATCCTGACAGTGTGGCACAGTTCCCGCAGTGGTTTGCCAATACCTTTGTTGTGGCTTGCTTCAATTGCGTGATCTCTACCTGCTTTGTGCTGATGGTTGCCTACGCATTCAGCTGCTGCCGATTCAAGAGCCGCCGCCTGCTGCAGAATCTCTCGGTCACCGTCAACCTGTTCCCCGGCGTACTGGCCATGATTGCCGTCTACTTCGTGCTGCGGTATCTGAACCTGACCAACTCCTACGCCGGCCTGATCATGGTGTATGCCGGGTCCTCCGGCCTGGGCTACCTGATCTGCAAGGGATTCTTCGATACGGTACCTGCTTCCCTGCGGGAGGCTGCCAAGCTGGACGGCGCATCGGAAGCACGCATCTTCCTGCAGGTGGTCATTCCCATGTCCCGTCCGATCCTGGTCTATACCATCATCAATTCCTTCATGATGCCCTGGACCGACTTTGTTATGGCCAAGATGATCCTCAATTCGGGTGTCAGCTCGGACTGGACGGTGGCTATCGGCTTGTACAACATGCTTTCCCGCACACTGGTCAACAATTATTTTGCACTGTTCTGTGCCGGTGGTGTGCTGGTATCCATTCCCATTTCGGTCCTGTTCGTCATTATGCAGAAATTCTACGTGGAAGGCATTACTTCCGGCGCAGACAAGGGCTGA
- a CDS encoding glycosyl hydrolase 53 family protein: MKKCYGVRRIFSALLALAMLLVLAPAAAAQENAVNLLQDGSFDQDIWGGDSPWTCTASDWGGEAESQTVIDRKDPDGSDAAMLHWWSPNEATVTVSQTVTLEAGNYTMRASAQGKNCAALLFCGSWTGTRTTLTGYGSWDTLEETFVVETAGEYSVGVTLPCTLNGWGCLDDLELVRQGEVTPPSTEEPVYTVELTADTDHLTAGETVHLSAVVCKDGELVTDLAAEGLYLWFWADQWQTGHESAPVDAVFSNHDNNSGHSLTADAQLPSEGTYYLAAELKTDTERLAITFAEVDAAAEQEPQEPAPDPVEAEITVPYVAGSDGDFIRGVDVSSLLSLLNSGVVFRDTDGNPLGDSVESQGKAFMTQLADAGVNWVRLRVWNEPYDALGHGYGGGDNDLNAARQMGQWATEAGLQVLIDFHYSDFWADPGKQQAPKAWKDMTVDEKAAAVSTFTTESLCTLLDAGVNVGMVQIGNETNNGIAGVMYGTDGWDAAAKLFAAGVDAAHAVAAEYNTTILAAVHFTNPETAGRYAGYAKQLADHNVNYDVFASSYYPYWHGSLDNLTAVLQQVADTYGKKVMVAETSWATTLEDGDGHDNTVRVGSNDNSNMSGKNWAFSVQGQASEVADVASAVTAVGENGIGLFYWEPAWQPVHNVSGLEGEAYDAQVAANRLAWEQYGSGWASSYAGEYDPDDAGKWYGGSAVDNQAMFDFDGKPLASLYVWKLMQTGSVAPKKVESADNPVLTVEAGSDGTAAVTLPDATTVYYSDGTSETAPVVWETAGLDLNTLPTGSYTVQGTVTVTPADTPVTVEVHCTLTVIYPNLLENPGFEDGSAGYTFSENWPGNGVTEKEPGNLHSGRRYLHFYSAAARTVTVQHDPVTLQPGQYTFTLYMQGEGASGRISVTDADGSELASADFAGTQWGDWQQPSLTFTLTEETVVTPGILLDIQPGGWGAVDDLYLGKLGDQAVEPTPDTPQEDNSSTPTQNQQNVTVSSTSKPAAAAAAEPAAAAAVTIGEIPQTGDTLPVAVLALLMVLSAAAMLGIALLRRKE; the protein is encoded by the coding sequence GTGAAAAAATGTTATGGCGTCCGGCGTATTTTCAGCGCCCTGCTGGCCCTGGCCATGCTGCTGGTCCTTGCCCCTGCTGCGGCGGCTCAGGAAAATGCCGTTAACCTGCTGCAGGATGGCAGCTTCGACCAGGATATCTGGGGCGGGGACAGCCCCTGGACATGCACGGCCTCTGACTGGGGTGGCGAAGCGGAATCCCAGACCGTCATCGATCGCAAGGACCCTGACGGCAGCGATGCCGCCATGCTTCACTGGTGGAGCCCCAACGAGGCGACGGTGACGGTCAGCCAGACGGTCACCCTGGAGGCGGGCAACTATACGATGCGTGCCTCCGCCCAGGGCAAGAACTGTGCCGCTCTGCTTTTCTGCGGTTCCTGGACCGGCACCCGGACAACGCTGACCGGCTACGGCAGCTGGGATACCCTGGAAGAAACTTTCGTTGTGGAAACGGCGGGAGAGTATAGTGTGGGCGTAACGCTGCCGTGTACGCTGAATGGCTGGGGGTGCCTGGATGACCTGGAACTGGTCCGGCAGGGGGAGGTGACCCCGCCGTCGACCGAGGAACCGGTATATACCGTGGAACTGACGGCGGATACCGACCATCTCACTGCTGGTGAAACCGTCCACCTGAGTGCGGTGGTCTGCAAGGACGGCGAGCTGGTCACGGATCTGGCGGCGGAGGGACTGTACCTGTGGTTCTGGGCCGACCAGTGGCAGACAGGGCACGAGAGCGCCCCGGTGGATGCGGTGTTCAGCAATCACGATAACAACAGCGGGCACAGCCTGACGGCGGATGCCCAGCTGCCCAGCGAGGGAACGTATTACCTGGCAGCGGAGCTGAAAACGGACACCGAGCGTCTGGCCATCACCTTTGCGGAGGTGGACGCTGCGGCAGAACAGGAACCTCAGGAGCCTGCGCCCGATCCGGTGGAGGCGGAGATCACCGTGCCCTATGTGGCCGGTTCGGATGGCGATTTTATCCGCGGTGTGGACGTTTCCTCGCTGCTGTCCCTGCTCAACAGCGGGGTGGTGTTCCGGGATACGGACGGCAATCCGCTGGGTGACTCGGTGGAGTCCCAGGGAAAGGCCTTTATGACCCAGCTGGCCGATGCAGGGGTAAACTGGGTGCGCCTGCGGGTCTGGAATGAACCTTATGATGCTCTGGGGCACGGCTACGGCGGCGGCGACAACGATCTGAACGCCGCCAGGCAGATGGGCCAGTGGGCTACCGAAGCAGGACTGCAGGTACTTATTGATTTCCACTATTCGGATTTCTGGGCCGACCCGGGCAAACAGCAGGCGCCCAAGGCGTGGAAGGATATGACGGTGGACGAAAAGGCTGCTGCAGTTTCGACTTTTACCACCGAAAGCCTGTGCACGCTGCTGGATGCAGGGGTCAACGTGGGCATGGTGCAGATCGGAAACGAAACCAATAACGGCATTGCCGGTGTGATGTATGGAACCGACGGCTGGGACGCTGCCGCCAAGCTGTTTGCGGCCGGTGTGGATGCTGCCCATGCGGTGGCGGCTGAATACAATACCACCATTCTGGCGGCTGTCCATTTCACCAATCCTGAAACAGCAGGCCGCTATGCGGGATACGCCAAGCAGCTGGCGGACCATAACGTGAACTACGATGTGTTTGCTTCCTCCTACTACCCCTACTGGCATGGCTCGCTGGACAACCTGACCGCTGTGTTGCAGCAGGTGGCCGATACCTACGGCAAGAAGGTCATGGTGGCCGAGACTTCCTGGGCTACCACGCTGGAGGACGGCGACGGCCACGACAACACCGTGCGGGTCGGCTCCAACGATAACAGCAATATGAGCGGTAAAAACTGGGCATTCTCGGTCCAGGGCCAGGCATCGGAGGTGGCCGACGTGGCCAGCGCCGTCACTGCGGTAGGGGAGAACGGCATCGGCCTGTTCTACTGGGAACCGGCATGGCAGCCGGTGCACAATGTTTCCGGCCTGGAAGGGGAAGCCTACGATGCGCAGGTGGCTGCCAACCGCCTTGCCTGGGAACAATACGGCTCAGGCTGGGCATCCTCCTACGCGGGAGAATATGACCCCGACGACGCCGGAAAATGGTACGGCGGCTCGGCGGTGGACAATCAGGCAATGTTTGACTTCGATGGCAAACCGTTGGCGTCGTTGTATGTCTGGAAGCTGATGCAAACCGGCTCGGTGGCACCTAAAAAGGTGGAAAGTGCCGACAACCCGGTTCTTACGGTGGAGGCGGGCAGCGACGGCACCGCTGCTGTCACCCTGCCGGACGCCACTACTGTGTATTACAGCGACGGTACCAGCGAGACAGCCCCCGTGGTATGGGAAACTGCCGGACTGGATCTGAACACTCTGCCGACGGGCAGCTATACTGTGCAGGGTACTGTAACGGTAACACCCGCCGATACCCCTGTGACGGTGGAGGTTCATTGTACGCTGACTGTCATTTACCCCAACCTGCTGGAAAATCCCGGTTTTGAGGATGGGAGTGCCGGATATACCTTTTCAGAAAACTGGCCGGGCAACGGGGTTACGGAAAAGGAACCCGGCAACCTGCACAGCGGCAGACGGTATCTTCATTTCTATTCTGCGGCTGCACGCACTGTCACTGTGCAGCATGACCCGGTGACGCTGCAGCCCGGACAGTACACGTTTACCCTCTACATGCAGGGGGAGGGGGCTTCCGGCCGGATCTCCGTGACCGATGCGGATGGCAGTGAGCTGGCCTCCGCGGATTTTGCTGGTACCCAGTGGGGCGACTGGCAGCAGCCCTCGCTGACCTTTACGCTGACGGAAGAAACCGTCGTTACGCCGGGCATCCTGCTGGACATCCAGCCCGGGGGCTGGGGCGCAGTGGACGATCTCTATCTGGGAAAACTGGGTGACCAGGCGGTGGAACCCACCCCCGATACCCCCCAGGAAGACAACTCGTCGACCCCGACGCAAAACCAGCAAAATGTTACGGTCAGCAGCACATCCAAACCGGCCGCCGCCGCGGCAGCGGAACCTGCAGCAGCTGCCGCCGTGACTATTGGTGAGATTCCCCAGACCGGCGACACGCTGCCGGTGGCTGTACTGGCACTGCTGATGGTGCTTTCGGCTGCGGCGATGCTGGGCATTGCCCTTCTGCGACGAAAAGAATAA
- a CDS encoding helix-turn-helix transcriptional regulator, producing MKIGVRIRQIRQHRHMTQRELGEKIGLGKNGANRIAQYEMGYRTLKRDQLNKIAHALNVPEEMFSLESDETLQALLHNLLWLDQDDTTLIELYVLNKENCLRSCNRKGKSSVAIVIHDEAVQNFLRDWCTEKSLIEAGAITQEDYFDWKIHTPL from the coding sequence ATGAAAATCGGGGTAAGGATTCGCCAAATTCGTCAACACCGGCACATGACGCAACGGGAGTTAGGCGAGAAGATTGGATTGGGAAAGAACGGGGCAAATCGCATAGCCCAATATGAAATGGGGTATCGAACACTCAAACGTGACCAACTCAATAAAATAGCTCATGCTTTGAACGTACCGGAGGAAATGTTTTCCTTGGAATCGGATGAAACGCTGCAGGCATTGCTCCACAATCTGCTTTGGTTAGATCAGGACGATACAACCCTTATTGAATTGTATGTTCTAAACAAAGAAAACTGTCTGCGATCTTGCAACCGGAAAGGAAAAAGTTCTGTAGCCATTGTAATACACGATGAAGCCGTCCAAAATTTTCTTAGAGACTGGTGCACCGAAAAATCACTTATTGAAGCTGGAGCAATAACTCAAGAGGATTACTTTGATTGGAAAATCCACACCCCTTTGTAA
- a CDS encoding WG repeat-containing protein gives MRCPYCHHLLNRTASYCPHCGKPIAQNSCSSEQIDLKSKSIPIRWVVLFVLLILLLIGGLSFFLFRQKTPLSHSLDTYTEINQKLSSIEEPYLDEEGFVSSEDSKILLEEVFAYIQTLYEQDLITDCSYTDGDTAVYYQIDNWLGCLYFPQIKDMLSGASGDVQIVTIEPYHSDLDMWLNSKLTGPYINSFVPRDRLGLYYDRTFLDTDGVAEKLKQFSDHFIYEQDYHNESVDIDLLYTLDFRNSVVIWQGHGGYLEKYGSLLSINAKKWDQSDIEAHKQEFSDDSLLLCPNDVIAITSKFFEQHLPENAMENSLIYLNTCASLKDYVNTTDQTSSSLLRLRDQTKCTQGSNGTPKSLACALLNAGAKCVIGNSDSVLIIYAYAMQDTIFDALQDVGTAGIRNSVSQSIIYAQELCKPASNGAAVMAVGTDITLDDLLTPSVKDNDSSLSAPLSAADVNWIVEPTYDYDDVEPIYSYLFDHYTGEPLQDDRYSIYNNYYAITRGDSYSLYEMETQTEYSDWQTGLVNEFGYPTILTYETKESKINLYPVGSTPSISPPWEGVGSSIPHGTTCGAIVYDPEKQSFLYVRVSEMDETIFEEQDLTQGSWSKPYPVIECTSESVSYADPPYQTYHVASYENYYQTDDDILFAYVSPDGTLLTNYQFDNATGFSDGLAACSENGKWGYVDESGNKVTDFIYDPLLPVGASTTMDGGERQYNIVQYGYPCTCDTMVVCKDGEIGLLYRDGTTLLDFGEFEDLAPAYNDQLWAKQNGLWGLIDLAALKEKANLSA, from the coding sequence ATGCGTTGCCCGTATTGTCATCATTTGCTGAACCGGACTGCTTCCTATTGCCCTCATTGCGGCAAACCTATCGCGCAAAATTCATGTTCCTCAGAACAGATCGATCTAAAGTCGAAATCTATTCCTATTCGGTGGGTTGTCCTTTTTGTTCTTCTTATATTGCTTTTGATAGGTGGACTTTCCTTTTTCTTGTTTAGACAGAAAACTCCCCTTTCTCACAGCCTTGATACCTATACTGAGATCAACCAAAAGCTTTCCTCGATAGAAGAACCCTACTTAGATGAAGAAGGTTTTGTTTCTTCTGAGGATTCCAAAATATTGCTTGAAGAGGTCTTTGCTTATATTCAAACGCTTTACGAACAGGACTTGATAACTGATTGCTCTTACACCGATGGTGATACAGCTGTTTACTATCAAATTGATAACTGGCTTGGATGTCTCTATTTTCCTCAGATCAAGGATATGCTCTCTGGCGCATCCGGTGACGTGCAAATTGTGACGATAGAGCCCTATCATTCTGATTTAGATATGTGGTTAAACAGTAAACTTACAGGGCCCTACATTAATAGTTTCGTTCCTCGTGATCGTCTTGGCTTATACTATGATAGAACATTTTTGGACACGGACGGGGTAGCAGAAAAGCTCAAACAATTTAGTGATCATTTTATATATGAACAGGATTACCACAATGAATCCGTTGATATAGACTTATTATATACTCTAGATTTTCGCAATAGCGTTGTAATTTGGCAAGGGCATGGCGGGTATCTTGAGAAATATGGTTCGTTACTTTCTATAAATGCGAAAAAATGGGATCAATCGGATATAGAAGCTCACAAACAGGAGTTCTCTGATGATTCGCTCCTTCTTTGCCCGAATGATGTTATTGCTATAACTTCAAAATTTTTTGAACAGCATCTTCCCGAGAACGCTATGGAGAATAGCCTTATATATCTAAATACATGCGCTTCACTAAAAGATTATGTAAATACTACTGATCAAACAAGTTCCTCTCTGTTAAGACTACGTGACCAAACAAAGTGCACTCAAGGGTCGAATGGCACCCCCAAAAGTCTTGCTTGCGCCCTTTTGAATGCAGGCGCGAAGTGTGTGATCGGCAACTCAGATTCTGTCCTTATCATATATGCATATGCTATGCAGGATACTATTTTTGACGCGCTACAAGATGTCGGCACCGCAGGGATACGGAATAGCGTCTCTCAATCGATTATATATGCTCAAGAATTATGTAAACCTGCCTCCAATGGTGCCGCTGTAATGGCAGTTGGCACAGATATTACTCTTGATGATCTTCTAACCCCTTCCGTTAAAGACAACGACAGTTCCCTTTCCGCCCCTTTGTCAGCAGCAGATGTAAACTGGATTGTAGAACCGACTTACGATTACGATGATGTCGAACCTATCTACTCCTACTTATTTGATCATTACACAGGAGAACCATTGCAGGATGATAGATACTCTATCTATAACAACTACTATGCAATCACCCGAGGGGACAGTTACTCTTTGTATGAAATGGAAACGCAAACGGAATATTCTGATTGGCAAACAGGCTTAGTCAATGAATTTGGTTACCCCACCATTCTTACATACGAAACGAAAGAAAGCAAAATCAACCTTTATCCTGTCGGCTCTACGCCATCGATTTCGCCCCCCTGGGAAGGAGTGGGTTCTTCTATTCCACATGGTACCACATGCGGCGCAATTGTTTATGATCCTGAAAAGCAGTCTTTTTTGTATGTTCGTGTAAGTGAAATGGATGAAACAATTTTCGAAGAACAAGATCTTACGCAAGGTTCTTGGTCAAAACCGTACCCGGTTATTGAATGCACCTCGGAGTCCGTTTCTTATGCTGATCCACCGTATCAGACCTATCATGTCGCCAGTTATGAAAATTATTATCAAACAGACGATGATATCCTTTTTGCCTACGTTTCTCCCGATGGAACTTTGCTAACAAATTACCAGTTCGATAATGCCACAGGTTTTTCCGATGGCCTTGCCGCCTGTTCTGAAAACGGGAAATGGGGTTATGTCGATGAATCTGGCAATAAAGTGACCGATTTTATCTATGATCCGCTCTTGCCCGTAGGGGCATCAACCACAATGGACGGGGGCGAACGGCAATACAATATTGTTCAATACGGATACCCGTGTACCTGTGACACAATGGTTGTCTGCAAGGACGGAGAAATCGGTTTGCTCTACCGCGATGGGACAACACTTCTTGATTTTGGAGAATTTGAGGACTTGGCCCCTGCTTATAATGATCAACTTTGGGCTAAGCAAAACGGACTGTGGGGTCTAATTGATTTGGCCGCACTGAAAGAGAAAGCCAATCTTTCTGCGTAA
- a CDS encoding DUF6076 domain-containing protein, translated as MNYQTYLFFEGRTEYIQGYDTPQHTYPLGSLVFGVLDLDAAPYLERGRALLERFRGVNFAEDQTMQQSLASPDTCVYYQVASFYHDFAAAVRQVSPALFDLVEGYTLATFRRNERELKATQHSVFQFIHTGKNDSSYTFDELRARMSHLGELAITSDIMEGFCRNFPEYTDQMKVFIQRDTGDASLCRTALSVLESFVTLLQQLVDGKTDLHQLIEATLVDEDGRPRTEHGQRPSELLVELAENGDSTYQKYHKLEDDIHIQTRYKRPTDNKKGGISAATFYASDTLPALLFLEFVQMCAQDLPVAVCESCHRLFVPFSSRAKYCERVLDPETGATCKDIAAKLAYAEELKANKAKELYNKMRNRYQMRCSRAPGNQKMRDDYNAWRKQAQMALSKYQLGEISWEKFEKAIRTIN; from the coding sequence TTGAACTACCAGACGTACCTTTTCTTTGAAGGCCGCACCGAATATATCCAGGGTTACGACACGCCCCAGCACACATATCCGCTGGGGTCCCTGGTGTTCGGTGTCCTGGACCTGGATGCCGCCCCCTACCTGGAACGGGGCCGCGCATTGCTGGAAAGATTCCGGGGCGTAAACTTCGCGGAAGATCAGACCATGCAGCAGAGCCTGGCATCCCCTGACACCTGTGTGTACTATCAGGTGGCTTCCTTTTACCATGACTTTGCCGCCGCTGTGCGGCAGGTCTCCCCTGCTCTGTTTGATCTGGTGGAAGGTTACACACTGGCTACCTTCCGTCGCAATGAGCGGGAACTGAAAGCTACCCAACATAGCGTGTTTCAATTTATACATACTGGAAAAAATGACAGTTCGTATACATTTGATGAATTGCGCGCCAGAATGTCCCATCTCGGCGAATTGGCCATAACCAGTGACATCATGGAAGGGTTCTGCCGGAACTTTCCGGAGTACACAGACCAGATGAAGGTCTTTATCCAGCGTGATACCGGGGATGCCTCTCTGTGCCGGACAGCGCTGTCGGTACTGGAATCCTTTGTGACGCTGCTGCAACAGTTGGTGGACGGCAAAACAGATCTGCACCAGCTGATCGAGGCTACACTGGTGGACGAGGATGGCCGCCCCAGAACGGAGCATGGCCAGCGCCCTTCGGAGCTGCTGGTGGAACTGGCCGAAAATGGCGATTCGACCTACCAGAAATACCACAAGCTGGAGGACGACATCCATATCCAGACCCGTTACAAACGGCCCACAGACAACAAAAAAGGCGGCATTTCTGCCGCCACGTTCTACGCGAGCGATACGCTGCCCGCGTTACTCTTTTTGGAATTTGTACAGATGTGTGCCCAGGATCTGCCGGTTGCCGTCTGTGAAAGCTGCCACCGGCTATTTGTTCCCTTCTCAAGCCGCGCCAAGTATTGTGAGCGGGTGCTGGACCCGGAAACCGGCGCCACCTGCAAGGATATTGCTGCCAAGTTGGCCTATGCTGAGGAGCTGAAGGCCAACAAAGCCAAGGAACTCTACAATAAGATGCGCAACCGCTACCAGATGCGCTGCTCCCGTGCTCCCGGCAACCAGAAAATGCGGGATGACTACAACGCCTGGCGAAAACAGGCACAGATGGCGCTGAGTAAGTACCAGTTGGGGGAGATAAGTTGGGAGAAGTTTGAAAAAGCCATACGCACAATAAACTAA
- a CDS encoding TetR/AcrR family transcriptional regulator, producing the protein MPPKAKVTKDMIIDAAFEVARESGVENINARTVAKKLNCSTQPVMYHFETIEELKKATYAKADRFHTEYLMNIKEPQEGIMLGIGLNYIRFAIEEPKLFRLLFQSGFATENSLLEMIDSEELIPILSVMQEAMEMSIEQTKKVFLTIALFAHGYASIIANNSLEYDEELIASHLEQTYKGAVLAAQEDI; encoded by the coding sequence GTGCCACCAAAAGCTAAGGTCACAAAGGATATGATTATTGATGCCGCATTTGAGGTTGCTCGTGAATCGGGTGTGGAAAATATCAACGCTAGGACAGTTGCAAAAAAGCTGAACTGTTCCACGCAGCCAGTTATGTATCATTTTGAAACGATTGAAGAATTGAAAAAAGCTACTTATGCCAAAGCAGATAGATTTCATACGGAATATTTGATGAACATAAAAGAGCCGCAAGAAGGAATTATGCTTGGAATCGGATTAAATTATATCCGTTTTGCGATTGAAGAACCTAAACTGTTCCGCTTACTTTTCCAGTCGGGCTTTGCCACCGAGAACAGTCTACTTGAAATGATCGACTCAGAGGAACTTATTCCCATCCTTTCTGTTATGCAGGAAGCAATGGAAATGAGCATAGAACAGACAAAAAAAGTATTTCTAACGATTGCCTTATTTGCTCACGGATATGCAAGTATTATTGCTAACAACTCATTAGAGTATGACGAAGAACTTATTGCTTCTCATTTGGAGCAAACATATAAAGGCGCAGTTTTAGCCGCACAGGAGGACATATAA
- a CDS encoding CPBP family intramembrane glutamic endopeptidase, with the protein MKKLYEKNELTFALVWIGVYCVLQSLANPLNEIIGIENAVSAVFCVVQAIVLFSFMQKNRLLDKYGLCKSSVSARQFLYYVPLIILATSNLWNGIMVNYSWLEMVCHIILMLCVGFIEEVIFRGFLFKAIAKDNVKTAIIISSVTFGVGHLVNLVNGSGMELVANLFQIVGAIAFGFLFVILFYRGRSLLPCIVTHSMINILSAFANQASLNVEKRMISTLIEFAIILVYALILIKTLPKNRVS; encoded by the coding sequence ATGAAAAAGCTATACGAGAAAAACGAGTTAACATTTGCTCTTGTCTGGATTGGAGTTTACTGCGTTTTGCAATCCTTAGCCAATCCACTCAATGAAATAATAGGGATTGAAAACGCTGTAAGTGCTGTTTTTTGTGTTGTACAGGCTATAGTTTTGTTTTCCTTTATGCAGAAAAACAGGTTACTTGACAAGTATGGGCTTTGTAAATCATCTGTATCAGCTCGCCAGTTCCTCTACTACGTTCCGTTGATTATTTTGGCTACAAGTAATCTTTGGAATGGGATTATGGTAAATTACTCTTGGTTGGAAATGGTCTGTCATATCATTTTAATGCTATGCGTTGGATTTATAGAAGAAGTGATTTTTCGAGGTTTCCTCTTTAAGGCGATTGCTAAGGACAATGTGAAAACAGCGATTATCATTTCGAGCGTTACATTTGGTGTTGGACATTTGGTGAATTTAGTAAACGGCAGCGGTATGGAACTTGTAGCAAATCTGTTTCAAATTGTGGGAGCGATTGCTTTTGGTTTCCTGTTTGTAATTTTGTTTTACCGTGGTAGAAGCCTGCTTCCCTGTATCGTTACTCATTCCATGATAAATATACTTAGTGCTTTTGCAAATCAAGCAAGCCTAAACGTTGAGAAGCGTATGATTTCCACCTTGATTGAATTTGCCATTATCCTTGTCTATGCCCTCATTCTTATAAAAACTCTGCCGAAAAACCGGGTGTCATAG